The Oxyura jamaicensis isolate SHBP4307 breed ruddy duck chromosome 5, BPBGC_Ojam_1.0, whole genome shotgun sequence region GTGTGCTGTAGCAGGGAACACGAGACCACCTGCCACCTCTGTCCAGTGGCTCTGCAATGACAGGAAAAGGTTACATTGAGGTGGCCAGGTCATCTCATCATGTGATCCATGCTTTGTGCAACAGAAAATTGGGAAAATTGGGAAAAATCTaactaaaaaatgttttgggggCTGTAAAATTGAGAGTTGGGTCTTTCACACATGACCCAAGCAGGGTCACACAGGCCAGTGGTCCACCTTGCAGGGGTAGTACCCTCAGATGAGGCAAATCTCAGATATTTCaggggaaaatgggaaaaataaataaatatagacaGAGACTATCTCAGTGCAACAGATTTCCAAGCCAAAGTGAGACCACAGAGTCTGCCTTCCTTCCTCGCCCATCTAAGCACTGGAACTTTTCCCTTTAAACTAGCTTATGTCATCTACAAGGTCTGCTTTGTACACTGACTTACCGGGGCTGAAATGTCCCTCAAGGAGCAAAACCATAGCCATTAAAGAGCACGCTACAGAAGTGCCACCACTGGACAGCCTTACTGGCTATATCTACACCTGGTTGACCACGCTTCTTTTTGCTATTATACCTGCAGCAAAGACAGACAGAGATATCATGAGTGCCTTAACCTCTACCTTACACTGCGAGGTGATCTTCATCCGAATCATTGAAGCCGATTTTAGAGTCAGACTGTGGAgcaaaaaacaaatctaaacaAATATCTGACTCAGCTActaaactgaaaaagcagcagctttgagGAGGAAGTTGGCAGCAGCACATAAAAATCCATGGATTGCTTCCAGCTACCCTCTTCCCACTTACTCTAATTATTAGTCTCTGATCTCTAAATAGACTGTCTCAGGATTGCttaaaagaaatgcatatttaCAGAGcaccttttcctccttctttctaaTTCACTTCTTCAACCTTAGACAAAAATCTACAAAGCATTTTAGACCATTTCAGCCAAACTACatcctgtattaaaaaaaaaaaaaaaaaaaattgccttaaCCCACACATGGTGGGTTCTGTCTCTACTGTTTTATTAAATGGAACTGTGgcctctttctatttttcttcagtacaaGTTTCATTAAGTGGTGGCTTCCTGAGCTACTGTGCTATGAATACATATAAAACAGCAACTATTCTTTCTGTTCTGAACATTTGACTCCAAACCTAGCATTTATAGCTAATAAGGCTTTAGCAAACCCCTGGGCCAGCTGATTTCCAATAACGCTGGGCTAGTGCCAAATGTTTCTGTAAGcatgtttaaatgaaaaatcagtttctcaATCCAAGTGtatctaaaatactttttttttaattttgcgCAAATTCACAAATGATACAATATTTAATTGttgattgtttgctttttaaacataCTGTACAATCAGGTTACTTCAGTGTTTTACATCAAGGCACAGCACACCGTATCATACACACATGCCTTGCCAGGCAGCAGTTTAGTGTAATCCCCGAGTTTCGGCAGTAGTGCCAGGATAAATAGCAAGAATCACATATATGctagaagataaataaataatagatgctgtcacattttatttgaaatagagTTGCATATAAAAAGAATATACAATAATTTAACTTGAATAACTAGATTCTCTTGTACTATACATAACAGGagtgtttctgtttgtattaaataaaacattttcaatattaGGATGCAAAATTAATCTTCTTTTTGGCTGTCTTGAATTAAGGAGAAGAGCTCCTTTCACTAGAAATTAAAGTTGGATTTTCAGGTTCATGTCaatctgaaagaaacaaacGCAGAATTACTGATATGTCAACAATGAAACGTTACTGGTAAAATGGGGGGAATAAGTCATTTTTACCCAACCGCAGCATTTAGATAACTAGCTTCACAACACATTAACTAAGCAGAGCATTTATGAAAGCTCTTCTTCACAGTTTAAACAAGGTACACTTATATTTGTAATGACTTTTTATACTATTACTTGTCCTATTTTCCCCAGAGGTTTTCACTGTAGACCTGCTACTCACCCCAAAACACTACAGTTCTGATAACTCAAGTTATCTGAAGGTTGCCTACATCAAAGACCATTTAGTGCAATGTAGTTACCATATTCACATTACCATTCAGCTCTTTATATTTGAATGCTTCTTCTTCGCCTGCCGAAAGCCTTAGACCCCACGTTAGTTGGGACGAAGTTGTTCTTGCCCACTCCTCCTGACCTGCTCAGGAAGTCTGCCAGGCGATGGGTCACACAGGTTGCTGTGTTGCATGCCCTCTTCTGTGCTGTTACACtgctttttgaaaggaaaagcaaaagttaGTTCCCAACATATCTACGCTGCATGCAACAGAATGTCAGTAACGGATCGTATGCCTAGGAAAGATTTTTCTATAAAAGCAAGCAGCCTTGCTGAGCAGCAGGCATTTACAACTTCAGTAAGCTTCGCTAAAAACTCTAAAAGAtgcatctttctgtttttctaagcaTCAGGCTCAGTTCACAACAGGTGGCTGAGCCACCTTCTCAGGCAACTGGACCACGCCAGACTTTTAGGGATGCCTGACCTGTTTCCTACCTCTGGAAAGTCACCACAGCTAGCAAAAAGCTGCTGATAAGGTGCAGATCTGTGGCGTTTAACCAATCTCCCTTTCCTCCACAAATttaaatctgtgctttttttttttgcagtgctgctgaaggATGGTAGCAGAAGCTGATCACTAACTTCTCAGGTCAGTACCATAACACCCAGAAAAGATAGGAAATTCTAGCATCACTGGCCAACgggagttgtttgtttgtttttttcccccagtgatGCTGCTAGGGCTGTACCTGCACAGCAGCCATCAGTTTGCTCCTACCCTTTCTTTCAGGGCTGAACCACACATAGACATACTGCTTCCACATATCTAATTGGAATATGGAAACACCTTCCCTGCCATCAGGCTCCAGTCTATTACAGCACATTGCTATGCAAACGGTACACTGACATCAGGGTTTCTTCTGATAACAATTTTGCAACAAAGGACTTCATGGCATACACGTTCATATGGCCCTTGCTTGGAACAGTTTCCTACTAAAGGAAGGACTTTTTCTTGGAGAAGGAGGGATTTTGCTCATTTACACATTACAGGACTGTTCACTAACAACTAATATTGTTCATGACTTCAGTGTCACGTTTCGGAACAGGCTTCTGATTACAGGATAGCTGTGGTGCTGCACAAGAAAACTGGAAGGATATGTAATATCTCTGTGAGAAATAACTAAAGAAAtagtaattatttaaaagaggCTACAATATCTAAAcgttaagcaaaaaaaaaaaaaaaagctttgtctcTTAATTTACATTCCGCACACACTATATTGTCTtaaagtaatataaatatttttaatacacttgGGTTTCAGGTATACTAGTGTGAAGAcctattataaaattaaaaggaaaaaggaagagaacatTAAATTCTTACCTGGACGTGTTCAGTACTCAGTTTAAAACAGGATTACAATTCTAGTTTGAACAGCTCTGTATGAGCCTTTCCTGATTCCTTCGTTTCTCAGGATCTTTACCAATAGGACTGTATGCATAATTTGGTTACATATGTacaatattttagaaattgaAGTTATACTCCTATCTCATTGCATTTCATCACCTTCCTAAATTATTCTAGAATTACTTGCATTGCCTCTTGAATGTGAATACaacttgtaaaaatatttctagccTTTATCTAGAAGTCTCACATTCTAAAACAAGTAAACCAAACAGATCTAATCCTTATAGAAAAATAGGTTTATTGAACAAGTGCATGGGCAGGCATGAAAGAAGAGTCTACTCGTACATTTAGTAGCCAGAAATGAAGAACCCtgtctagattttttttaaatcaatgtctaagaaaatcatttgaaatCTCAATGCAGtgctgttcatttttatttatttttcccctagcTCGTTATGTGTGTTATGTTCTGTCTTCCTAACATTAAGGTCCATCTCAAACATTCTCTGTCGAAAACAGAATCAAAAGAACATAGCAAAGTTAGCAATCAGAGTTAGATCCACATGcatcaggttaaaaaaaagggagaagggcAGAAATAAGCATGTCTAGTTGTTTCCTAGGGGTTCCCCATAGTTTGCATAGCGTTCATGTTCCAGGTCACTcagcacatttcttttcttgccaGGAGTTCCAGCCCCGACGTCAGTACGAGGGTAAGTTTGCAATTTGTGCAATTCTTGAGACAGTTTGCCCAGCACACAAGTACTCAGACTGGCACAGCGTTTGGAAATAGGTCTAtccaggctgcagggggaaaaaaaacatgcccAAAAGAAGAATAATCTCAAACATGCATGGTCATGCATTTCTTCCCTagacaaatatatacatttaggaaactcaaaagaaaaaaaaaaaagataatataaaaataatctctccACATCACATTCCATGCAAGGAAGGTTCATACAAATGCAGTTAGAAGGataacactatttttttccaatgaattCATTTTGTTGATAAAGCAAGTCAATTAGCCTTTCAGACGCTCACACTTAGGGGACAAAAAGATTTTAGTTTCCATGTATTCAGCATGCTGTTTAGCCTCTCATACATCACCATGCTTGCAATACAAATCCTGTTAGGATAATGCAAATGTTCTTGCATGCCTTTGCTCTAGGGGAGAGAGTGGCGCTGCGTGCATTAGGAGGAACACCTCCCCTCTGCCAGGGACTTTCCATGCCTTACAACAGCATGCACTTTCACGACAGAGAATCCAAGAGTGATTGAATGGCCTCTAACATTCCCACTAGGAAAACATACCTTTTGCTGCCATATTTTAATATAACCCCCTCATTCAAGCTCAAATCGCCCTCCACTTTCAGTCGTAAGAGACAGATAGAAGCAGATTAACTAGGCGGAAGCCATTCTCCTGATACCATTGTTAGGATGTGTCTGCATTATCCCCTACCAATTAGGTGACCACAGTTAGCCATAACCTatactgccccccccccccccccaataaataaataaataaataaaattacttggCTTGCAGAGGGTCTGCTCAGATGGTTCTTGCTGGGTATCAAACACTTAACACTGCTCAAGTGCCCTTCTTCCGCCCCAGGACCACAGTCCTTACCTGTTTCCCTCAGAGGATTGCTCCAGTTCTTCTGCTGTCATCTGTATGAACTCCTTCACCAGCGCATTTAATAGTCTCCGAGCTTCATAATCGCTGAGCGTCACTCTGTCTGTTATAGACTCCAAGCCAGGTCTACGCAGAGGCAAGCAAAACAGGATGAATACAGCCCAGTCTGCTACAGAGAGCCACACACCGGGAGCGGAGTTTGTCGCGCGTTGCTGTGTGTCATTGACAGTGTCTTTCACTACTGTGAATACGTAAATCGTCCTCGCGCACAGCATTAGGTGGCTTATATACGTAGTTAAGAAAAGACAGTATCATAAATAGCATTAGAAGACGCTAGCTTTTGGTAGCCCTTTCTCCTCCTAGGTCTCTAAAAGAGATCAAGTATTTCCATAGCATTCAGATCAAGCACTCGGCAACAGGACCAGCTTCTTACCTGACTGGAGCTGCTTGGAAGCTATCCATCTGGCACACGACCAAGGCATAAACAGCAAGGAAAGATGAAATCTTCAGCATAACCATGATTTCCTCTCTACAACAAAGAGGCACATCAAGCAATGGCTGTTTTCCAAACCTCTCAATCCTATAAGGTCACCATTTCCTAGCTGCAAGTAGCACAAATGctaacagcttttcttttcaatattacCTTTTCACTTCTGTTGATCATTCccattttgctttggttttctcaaagatttaaaataacttaGCACTACCACAGGggataaaaatgcagctttttggAGTTGAAGTTTTGTACAGCAGCATTCAACTTAATGCAGACTCTCTCTTAAACTGGCTGAACACGCATTCCTCTGACTAACTACTGCATACAATGTCATATTCAGTGTGTCCATCATGAACAGGCAGTCATGGGGAAAGAGTTGAgggaagagacagagagaaatgcTTAGCATTTAGCATTTTAATAGTACCGCTGTTAGCGCTTTATCCAAAACTGCTTACTTTTTGGCAGTGAACACGCTAATATCCCAGCTGAGGTTAAGCTAATTTCAATAAGCATTCCTattctgaaatcagaaaataagttttatttaaaaaaaaaaaaaaaaaagtcacaagaaCAAAGCCCGCAGAAGAAATTTTCATCGTTTTGCCTTGAGATACACCTCTGCTCCTCAAAGCACCGGTTTCTTCGGCTCAGATGAGCACCCCTACGACTACCGCAGGACTACCCCAGGAGCTTCGCTTTGGTTAGCTCCCGGTTCTCGACCCGGCTTTCCGCACAGGTGCTGCCCCGCGACAGGGCGAACGAGCGAGAGACCGAGGGCCAAGTTCTCGCCCCTGCGTACGCTCGCACGCTTCCGCGCACACGGACCCGCACCTCTGCCAACAGCGGCGCGTTACGGCCCCGAGCAAAGCTCCGCACCCCGGCGCGGAGACGGGACGCGGAGAAGCCTCGGGACGCGGGGAAGCCTCCGGAGGCGGCGCTGCGGGAGCGCTGCGGGAgcgcagcaggcaggcagggcgcGGTGCTTACCGGCGGTGCAgaggggagcggagcggggcggtGCGGAGCAGAGGCCGGTGGCGCCGCCGAGCCGCGGTGCCGCGCGCTGCCCGCCGGCTGCCCTTTATCCCTGCCGCCGCGGCTGCCTGCGTGGGCGCCCGCGGGGCCCCGCCAACCAATCGCCTCCCCTGCCGCCCGGCCTGGCGCTGACGTCATGCCCCCGCTCCGTGACCGTCCCATTCACAAAAATccgccggcggcggggccggaggaagggggggagggggggtaaTTCACGGAGCCCCCCGCGGGCCGAACCCCGCCGCTGCCCCGGCGCCCCGACGGCTGCGCTCGGGCGGGAGGGGGCCCGGGACCGGCCGGGGCGCGAAGCCGGGGCAGGGGCGCAGGGGCAAGGACGGGAGGggcgccccccggccgccctAGAGTCgccggcggggagggggcgcttTGGGGCCGCAGCCCGGCACTGCTCCGCGGAGCGAGGGGTCCTGCGCAGCCGCCCCTCGAGGAAATCGTCACCACCACCGTTATCCTCATCACCATCATCATCCTCACTACCACCGTCATCCTCACTACCACCGTCATCCTCACCACCACCATCATCATCACCACCGTTATCCTCaccaccatcatcatcatcctcaccatcaccaccaccatcaccgTCACCACGGCCACCGCAGTAAGGCGCCTCTCCCGGGCAGGTGCACGGAAGACACGCGGGGCGGGGACCGAGGCCCGCCGGCGGTAGCGGATTACCGGGCAGCTGCCCGCCGCCCCATGCATCACCCGCGGAGGGCCCTTTGTCAGGGCGCGGCGGGGCTGCACCTGCCGGCAGGATGTTTGCCgagggggggcggcggggcaggggggCCGGTTGCCCTGCCTCTCGCGGCTCGCACAGCGGCCCCTCGCCGCCCGGGACCCCGGGCACcgtgcggggccgggccgcggctTTGGCAGCCGGGTGCGAGCCCCCGGGGGTTGTTACAGGAGCCGGGGGCTCGTGCAGCGCCTGGCAGCGGGCCGGGGGGGTCCGCCCGGAGGCGGATGCAGTCGGGAGAGCCGCGGGGCAGGTGCCGTCGCGCTGTGAGGTTTTTTGGCTTCGAAGTTTAAGGAGGAGCGCAGAGCCGCTGCGCCGGGCACCTGCTGGGGGCTTCTCCTTTCCCTCGCCGCCCGCGGTCGCAGCGGCCTCTcggcgcccccagccccctccttGCGCCGCAGCGGGGCCCCGCGGCCCTGTCGGGCTCTGCCCCCGCTCCTTCtgcacggcggcggcggcaaAACCGTTCGGCTTCCCCCCGATTACCGGCGCTCTTTCGCCGCTCCTCCACTGCCCGCGGGCCGGGTGGGAGGGTTGGGGGCGCCGAGCTCAGCGCGCCGCCGGCCCGGGGGCACGGAgccgcggggctgcggccgTCCCGGGGCTGCTCCTTGCTCCACTGCCCAGCCCGGGGGCTGGGGTCGGCCCGCAGAGCCCCGTGCCCAGCCCGGTCCCGGGATTTCGCCCCTGCGGCTTCCCCGCGCTCGCTCGCACGCTCCCCCGGTGAGacttcctcctgccccccgcCCGCCCAGCTGGAAATTTCGTTGTAAATGGCACTTCTGTGGCACGCACGAGCATCCCGGTTATCTTTTGTCTGCCGGGAGAAGGAGTCgaagtgtttgattttttaatcTCCCCATCTTCCGCAACTCCTGGTCTGATTTTTAGCTCGTCTTTCTGAGGCTGCGTTTGCAAACAGCGGGTAGCACCTGAAGGAGTGCTCAGCCTTGCTGTTTCAGCGTGACTTGTACAGCTCCACCAGCAGATGTAAAGTGTAGGAACTTAAAGGAACTTGCAGTCAGACATTTCTCAAACTCCACTCTTGCTTCCCCCTTCCTCTGTTAACAGTTAATCGTTCAGATACTTGCTTTGGGGATTTATTAACTTTGCACAGAATATTCCTCTTTTAACCTTACAAAAAATCCAGGCGACCCTGCTGGAATAATGTATTTGAGTTCTTCAGGGGGAAAACAAGTTGCATTTCATCTTACCGTTGATTCAGTCACTTCAAGCACTTCCCTTGCCAATGCAACTCGGCCGCGGGCTGGAGCCTGTACGATGCACTGACTACAGGATTTCAGCTGCCAGCATTTCTACTTCAGGCTTTCACAGGAAGAAACATAAATTTACAGCAACAGGTATTAATGCCAATAGATATACTTTTGTGCACGTAAAGATGAAATAGTACTTGGATGTTGGCAAGCGCTTCGGCTGCTCCTTGCCAGAGCTAATGGAGGGACTCCCGgcttgttctattttttttccctcaattaTACATCAGCTGGTCTCATcagatgtattttcttcttgcaaacCTCTCTTCTCTCATACGtaagatggagaagaaaatttaCGAAATAAAAAGAACTCCAAAGATCGGTTTGGAGTTTTATTTTAGGGAGCTGTCGGAAAGATACAGAGTTCTCACAGGATAAAGCTCTCCTGTTGCTAGATGAATCCAAAACCAGAGGTTAAGTTTTCGTGGAAAAACTAGCACAAAGGGGTGCCCAGGAGCGCTGCACTAGGAAAGCAAATGACTGGGGAAACAAGGaacttgttctgctttttttcattgCCTGATAATATAGCAGGTAAAATAATCagtttccaaagaaataaactaaagagctacaaaatatttttaaaagaaatcaaattatcCAATACATCCTACAGATCTGAGTAAAAGGAATCTCATCTCCTCATTTATTTAAGTTTGCAGGGAATAAGAAAAATCTGCCCTATTTTAAAGTGACTTTCTCACTTGATAGAACTTCTTACAATATACTACTATTTTATGCTATTTACCTATACATTTTAAAGTGCAACCACTTTTTTCTACTATACATGTTGCCATTTTATCAACAAGCCACAGACACCGCAGTGAGGTTCTTAAATGTTACCAGGTGACATGCCATTAAACACAAATATCACGTTTATATATTACACTGCAAATTCTGttcaataataaaaagtaattattcGAGATAGACAAGACTGTGAGCTGCACAGACAGACTTTCCATCCCCAGGTATGGTTCACACCTGACAAGAGAGGACTCTTCAAAAAGGAAGGGTTAGCCGAGGATGATGCCACAACCCAGACACAGTAAGTTATTCCTGAGGCAGGTGAACATCATTCACATCTCTCTCTAAGCTTGGTTATCGTAGCACTCAGATAAACCTTTTGCAGATCAGGACATTTCATGATAAAACCAGCTGTAAAAATCACACAGTCTTTCTCTATCTGTGTCTCTGCTTGTCTGTGTTTCATGTGGGTGCCCAGTCTAATTCAGTATCCTGTCTCCATGAATGGCCAGAAAGCATTTCCACTTAAGCAGACTACAAACCATGCAGGGGAAAGGGTGTGCTCTTGAGCTCTCCCACGAAAGCGTCTTTCTAATGTTTGATTGCAAtctgttctgcagaaaaaaaatacctaagcTGAGCCAGAGTTAACCACATCATGCTGTTGTAAAAGAAAGCTGTACATTAACAAGAGTATCATATTTAAGACCTAAGAGGTAATCTTTACACTCTGCTTGTTGCTGATAAGGTCTCAGCCAATGTACTCTGTTCAGAATAGCACGAGATACCTCAGAAAGACTCAGGCAAGTTGGAGAAgtccagaaaataataataataataaaacaataacagTTATTAGAAAGCCCATAACATGAcatgggaggaagaaaaaacaaacaaacagaaaagacatgAAGACTGGAGAAGCGTGATACCAAAACCATAAACACTTGCCATGAGCCTACACGCCGGTACTATgttcaaaacagcaaaaatatatgCACTTGAAAGTGAACAGGGGAGATGCCACATGTTAGAAAGACTGACACATTGAGTTAATGACATGTAACAACAGGTTGTACTGCCGTTACGGCACATCTCGCTGCGGGGCTGTATGGCATGGTAGTCTAACGTCTGTCAGGAGTGACATACATAGTTGATACGCTCTGGGGATGGAACATGATCAATTAAACTGCTCGCTTCAACTCGTCCATCTCCATTTTCTGagattatataattttaatagctAGAGACTTGTGTAAACTCTGAAACGCAACACCTCACCTATCATCCAAACTTTAGTTAGCACTTGTTCTTGGAGATGTTACTTCCCTAAATCATCTGATCCTTTGCCTAATTCTGCTCCCACAAATATATTTGACCATCCTACAGATCTTGTAGTTTGGTTTAAATTTGGCCAAAACAATGAGAGgctctttttagaaaaaatgcagtgctttAGTGAGAAACAGAACACTGACATAGATCCCAACACTAAATGGTTTCCTTCTTAATGGACATCAAAATTCAGGGTGCTTCAGGAAGTACTTTCTCAAAAATGGAACTGCTATTCAGCTAATTACTGAGAAATCTATGAATCAGTCTGGAAGCAAATTCAGTTCTTCCAAAATGCCTTCGAAAAGCTCCCAGACTGAAAtatgaaagacattttaaacagaagatCAATGCTGGATTGTTTTAATCTCACTGAAACCTTCCTAATGAGCTTTGGCTTTGAAGCAGTTTCCCTGTATATATTCAAAATTCGGtgcagaataatattttaaaacaaagcaagtcaCACTGTCCTGCACTGCAGTTCCCTTGGACAAAGAGAAGTGGGAGACAGCGAGGAAGCTGGCTATGGCTTCGCTATCTTCGGTCCCGCATAACCATAGCTCAGCCTCTGTGCAGGcttgcagaggctgcagccctAGCTCATGCCACCTGGCAACAGCTCCATCCTCGAGAATTGGCACAACTCAGCTGCACTCCAGCCAGAGCCTGTTCTGTCCCTGGTTGCGGTTCCAAAGCTCTGACAATGGAAATCCCTCAAGGGGAATTCTCAGCTCTCCAAATGCAGCCAGAGCAGACCTGCAGCATGACCAGAGCAACACAAGGGGGACAAACTGCAGTGGAGAGTCTCACTCTGAAACTATTTCAGAACTGGCACCTATTCCCACTTTATACGTTCTGCTGCTGAGATAAGAGTTGAACCAACTCCTTATCTGGAAAGCAACCTCAGAACTGAAAACTAACTTCATTAAGCAATAGCATTGTCATAAAACTTTGTTTGAATTGCTTACACAAGTGCTACACTACTATCTGATATGTCATCAGAGTACATCAGCAAAAATCTGGTGAGAAACTACTGTAGATCCTCAAGTTAATCCTATGTTTGTTCTTTACAAGACATAAGGAGCCTGGAAGATCTCATCTCgttatttcattatttgttcTGATAGTAGTGAGGTCTGATTAAGCCACAGGATaacttaatgtttttataagtcCATTCTGGGACCATTCAGTTGCCCCAGCAATATCAGCTGCTACAGCTATACATCCTTGTTGATACCAGTAATGGCATCTGTCTCAGGAGGACCAAATGCAATTGTTCCTGAGCTGGCT contains the following coding sequences:
- the CALCB gene encoding calcitonin gene-related peptide 2 isoform X2 encodes the protein MVMLKISSFLAVYALVVCQMDSFQAAPVRPGLESITDRVTLSDYEARRLLNALVKEFIQMTAEELEQSSEGNSSVTAQKRACNTATCVTHRLADFLSRSGGVGKNNFVPTNVGSKAFGRRRRSIQI
- the CALCB gene encoding calcitonin gene-related peptide 2 isoform X3 is translated as MVMLKISSFLAVYALVVCQMDSFQAAPVRPGLESITDRVTLSDYEARRLLNALVKEFIQMTAEELEQSSEGNSVTAQKRACNTATCVTHRLADFLSRSGGVGKNNFVPTNVGSKAFGRRRRSIQI
- the CALCB gene encoding calcitonin gene-related peptide 2 isoform X1, with translation MVMLKISSFLAVYALVVCQMDSFQAAPVRPGLESITDRVTLSDYEARRLLNALVKEFIQMTAEELEQSSEGNSLDRPISKRCASLSTCVLGKLSQELHKLQTYPRTDVGAGTPGKKRNVLSDLEHERYANYGEPLGNN